ttatgatgagattagttatgTTGGAATAAGTTATGCCGCGATAAGTTATGTTGAGATTAGTTATGCTGAGATTAGTTATGTTGAAATTAGTTATGCAGggattaatttttataatttggtttgtcatattcaaaattatatttattgcataatttctaagaataaattatttgtgttataaaaataccctccatcttatttattttttttttacatttttctttgaaagctttagttattcattttaaattttaaaaagcaTTTCTGAACAGTAATTAgtgtttgaataattttttagaaaGTGCTTTTAACAGTGTATTTTTCTCAAAAGTGCTTTTACATAATAGATTTTCCCCCTCAACTCTGTGTTTCTGTTAACTATAAGTAGTATTGTAATTTGTGAACATATGTCAAAACTTGGGGGCAAATAGTAAATAATGTATGTCCGCAGATGCGATGAGGCGAATCCAACATTTAAAAGCTTAGtgaattcattatatttttaaacttattagtcaaaaatatttttttaggaatCATTTGGTGTGATGGATAAAAAGAGTTAATCCCAGAGTAATTTTTAAGTGCCTTTTAAATCCTTGTTTGGTTGCAAAGAATGGAATAACGTATCCCaagattaataattaatatgggGATAAATTATTCCTTCCCGGAGATGGAATAGTAATCTTAGAATAATTTATCCTGAAATAAGGTAtaataaataactaaaatacCCCCTTAAACTCTCTTTTATACACCACTTTTTACATCAATGtatattaacataatttttaacaacatttataataacattcacaagcttatttaattgttgtttttattataatatatttttctattaaaaaattacattttataaataaaatttttgttaataaatatattataagttgaatttatttttctaattcttatgtttatttatattttgatttcttttaaaatattcacttcactactaaattacatattttaattaaacagtTTATTACttacttaaaaatttatattttatatatcaattaaaatgtaaataactttaaaatgtagataattttaataataaaatttattttactttactaaacttaaaatgaaagttttatttttaagttaaataaaataaaaattttatttaaagctaaataagatggaagttttatttttaaattaaataagatgaaaatttaattttaaaaacacacggcacaatcatggaaatgcatacacaaaaatattttagttaaataagataaaaaaattatttttaagaatgaataactaaaaTCTTGCTaagtaaatgaaaaaaaattaaataagataaaaggtatttttataaacaaataatttattcttaaatttaTGCAATGAATATAACTTTAAATATGAGAAATCAAACGAACAATAAAAACTACTTGCAACATAATTAATTCCATCGTAACTAATCCCCACACAACCCCTTAGTGCTACCTACGGGAGTATCTTTCTTTAACTGATTGAGACGATTGGATTGACCTAGCAGACTTCACTTCAACATGGCGGGTGGACTTGCAGCTCCTAACTTTGCTGCTCTAAAGGCGGTTTATGAAAGGCCATCATTGCATAGGATTATGCAACCCAAAAAGCAGCTAGCATTTTCAGGTCGGAGGATGAATCTGCATTCTAAGGCTTCTCATGAGGTCTATTTCTGAATCCCCAATTTCATATCTGTAATTTTGTATATTTGTATGGTGCTTCTAATTCCTTTATCATGATATAGTGTTCTTTATTGATTTGTATGTGTTTTATTTGAGTCGAATCTCTATCAGAAATAACCTTTCGGATAAAGGCTATACACCATCTCTAGATCCACTTTTGTGTATTTCAATGTTTGTTCTTTTCgttgatttttttcttgtttgattATGTTTACAGGTTGAAGGTTCACCATGGGACAATAAAGGGTTATTGCAGAGTCAAGAATTATATGAGGTCCTTTTTATTCTAGTTTCAAATTCTTCTCCCCCTCTTTTGTTCAATTTACTAATTATCTATCCAAACATCGCCAGTATGTTTTGGAGACTAGTGTTTACCCACGAGAAGCAGCGGCTCTCAAAGAGATCAGGGCAATAACAGAAAATCACCCAGAATTTTTTATGGGTGCAACACCTGATTCAGGTCAACTGATAGCCATGCTGTTGAATTTGTTAAATGCCAAAAACACAATTGAACTCGGAGTCTTCACCGGATATTCTCTTCTTCTCACTGCTCTTACAATTCCTGATGATGGCAAGATCCTAGCAATTGACCCGAATCAACAGACTTATGAAATGGGCCTGCCAGTCATCCGAAAAGCTGGGGTTGAGCATAAGATCGATTTCAAAAACTCTCCGGCTTTACCTGTTCTTGACAAACTCTTGGAAGATGATAAAAGTAGAGATAGTTTTGATTTTGCATTTGTGGATGCGGATAAAACTAATTACGGAAAGTATCACGAGAGACTAATGCAGCTGGTGAAAATTGGGGGTTTGATAGTGTATGATAACACACTCTGGTATGGATCAATTGTGATGCCAGAGGAAAGTGTTCACGAGTTGATGAGACAagataggagttatttccttgaGTTCAACAGATTCCTTGCTGCAGATACCCGAATTCAAATTTCTCAAGTTCCGTTAGGTGATGGAATGACCATCTGTAGGCGACTCTTTTGATGAAAATAGGTACATGGTGTGCTAAAAATTGAAGCAGCCCCATCTATGTATTTAAGATTAATTATGCAGATAAGCTACTTCCGTTGAGATATGATGTTATAAATAATACATGTCCATCGCCCTTGCCTGGCTTTGACCTGCTTTTCTGTCACTTTTTTGGAAAGAATGGAGTAGAAATTAGATTAAATAAAAATGTTTATCTATTGATCTTTTATTTCGAAAACAAGTCAAACTAATTGCTTGGGCAGGAAAAATGATTTTGGGATAGTCAGGTAATGTAAAATCTACTTCAAATCTCACTACAAAATTGTGGAGCATAAAACAATGACTCAACATACTACCTACTTGTCGTCAATGATTCTTAGATATAACGAGAACACGAATCTGGATGGTTGTTAATAGATGTCAGTCTAAGAGATCCTGGGACTATTTTCTGCCGTTATTAATTAGCAATTAATAATGATTTGCGGATCTTGTCCCTTGATATTTAGCTATAAATTGAATTTTATTGAAATTCATGCTAATTCGATTACTTAATGCCACTATTGTTGTCCAACTGATTGTTTCACCAGTTTTGGTTGCATTTCGGATTAACAAACAGCACAAAGTGAAGAAAATGCATGCTAGTTAATCACATAACTAACTAATTTAGTTTGTTAAATAACAACACATCATTAATGTTACGCAAAAAACCATAAAAATGATATTtcgttaaaaataaaataaagaaaattagaGAGAGTACTATGGCTAGCGGCTACTAAATTGTCGGGGTGGTCCCTTGATGTGACaagtttaaaatcataaaatttaaaaaattaaaacatatttttaatttaaagttGAACTAGTTCCAAGACCAACTCCTACTTCTAAACAAGTTAAACTAATTGCTTGGTTCTTCCTTGTGCAGAGAAAATAAATCTGAACACTGATGGGAGTAATGTCAAGACACAGTCTAGAGATGCCACTTCTGGAGGGATCTACCGCAACAGATTGCCTATTTGTCGTCAAACTTGTTCATAACGAGAATATAcaatgtcatcctcttagaGTTATTATTGAAGATTGCGTAGAATGTCAACAAGATCTTTATTAAACACATCTTGAGAGAAATAAAACAATGTGCCAATTTTTGCTGGTATAAGAATGACACAAGTATGATGAAAAATTGATAATCTAGAGAAATCCTTCAAGAATACGAAGTTTCTTCTCCTAACAAACTTAAGATATTACTCAAaagaatataaatattttatgtgttttctattgtaaaaaagaaagagacTTAATACTAGATAATTAGACATTAAATCaattttcttgttcttttttaattggcataatacataaatatgatcctTAATTTGGTTTCAGCTGACAACTATAACTTTTAATTTTACTaatgcacaagtagacactttaacaattcaaaatttgaataaatagacacattcgtccTACGTGACAATTTTTTGTATTACGTGACATTCTACGTGTATTGTGCCACGTAGAAtatgtgtgtctacttgttcaattttatacgagtttaagtgtctacttatgCACACctaaaattgaaaaacataaatataaaatgagACTAAATTAAaaagcatatttatgtattatgcctttttaatttatttataatttccaAAAGTGTGGTGTAAAGCTAAACATTAAAAACATGTCAACTGAGATGAGCAAAACAAGATTATATATccaattgttttttcttttcccaTGTGAACAAATTATATATTCGTACAATTGCGCATGCTCTCTATGGGGGCCAGTCTGTCTGTCCTCCCTTCAAAACCATGTGCTTGACTAGTATTCATTTCTTTTACAAGTCCTACATAGATATACAAATAAACAAACTAGCAAAGGAAGATAATGTAGTACTCATCTCATTAAAGTTTTGATTAAATTCAATGTCCAAGATTATATCTGAATTCATGCtagaaaatttcatatttgctAAAGCGCTTTCTaacaataaaaatgaaagaagtACTGTATAAAAGAGGATGTATACAAATAGTCATGACCTATGACAGCTTATAACTAAAATATACTCTCTTTGTTTAATCAAGAATGATTTACTTTTCTCATTAATCTATTCTAAAAagaatgacttttttttttgcaatacttttattttagttttccaCTTGATATATTAAAGGCCATAAGATTAAAGAACATTTTAGTACatttgatataattttaatttaggaTCATAAGATTAAttgaaaaatcttctttatttttttaaattttgtgctaagtcaaattagttcatttttttttaaatagaggaagtataaaaattaaaaagaatgagTGAAGCAAGTGGAAGCAGAacagaaaatataagaaattctcaagaaaaatGTGCAGGTGAAGATGGAAGCAGTAATAGAGGAAGGACAACATTGCCACAAACAAGGGGAGAAATAGGAAGAAAGATTTGGGAAGACATAAAGGATTCCCTCTCTACACTCAACTCTTCTACTGCCCAAATGTTAAATTCAACATAATTTAGTACTAACTTTTTAAATTTCCTTTATCTCTCTCCTTGTCTTAAATCCCAATAGCTAGTTTTTTCCATTGGTTTCTCATCTGGTATTTGCATATTGTAACGATCCAAACCgttattaattatgattaaaaaaaattacaaaaaatttaTTTAGTTGGGTCCCACGATAGGATGGGCCCGCCATGGCAGCGCCACCAGAGCACGGGAATGTGGCCGCCAGAGCGGGAGGACGTGGGTTCAGAAATTAAGTCGCGATTTCTTATATTTCCACTTCTTCCAAAGAGAGGTTAGAGGCGAGGGTTATTGTAAAAACCCTCCAAAAAGCTTCTCTTGACTTGGGAGGAAATCTCAGCATTAGAAGTCTTTTAACTAGTAAAATTCAATCTTGTCTTGCCCGTAGAACATCTTGAACCAAGGATTTCAGCAGCATTGTCCCTCCACAGTTGCTTGATGCCCAGGTAGGCTAGACTTCTCTTTTCTGAGTAGTAAATCCATACCTATTGTGTAGTATGgaaatttaatgagaaatcgTATAACCAAGCTGTGGTCATGGGTCACGGGCAAAAATTCGATTGTGTTAGGGTCTAATTCGAATGTGACCTGGGTAAAAATGTGATGTAATGATTGGGGAAGTGTATTTGTTGTGATATTATTGCATACAGACGGTTATTTTATAACGGGCATAATATTGTGTACAAGAATAGGAAACTAAGTAGATATTGATGATAAAACTTAAAGGTTTGTAGTGTATGTGATGGTTTTATTTTTCGTAGATATTTCAaatgttaaattgcttcatgatatgcataggtgcgtataattaaaggaaaCAAGTTAGACTTAATGCAATGTTTAATTGCTGGCTTGTTTTGTGATGAATCTGTTTTTGGTGATATAAAGTGGTCTGTTGTTGATAGTTGTGGTTGGTCTACATAATTGGATTAGGTGTCATGTTCCTACatgtatttggatcgggtatcacgttaCGACATATTCTTAAATTGGATGTCACGTTTCAATAAATATATGACTGGATTAGGCCCATTGAGAGGTCCAAGtatgtgtgtgtggatggtTCCATGATAAGACTTGATGATATCGgtatttgcatataataataatgttaGGGGTAAATGAACCCTGGATGAAGGACCTATGAAAGAACCTTTGAGTTGAGGTGTGTTAGTTATAAAGAGATACGAGTATGTATAAGCACAAATGGCTAACTCTAGGATGAATATAGTACTAAGCAGGTGTTGAATAACCATAAAAATGATGGTATTTATATGTACGGTGATGTGAAGATATTAAAGAGCATCCAATGCTTacaaaaatagaggaaaatagtaaataaaacAGTAAATTATTTGTTTCTTTCCCAAACGAGGCAAACTAATCAAATAACCAAGTCTAACGGGAAGGAGGAGGAGTGTCCTCATCTAAATCCAACCTCTCTAGAGGGTACTTTCCTTCCCAACCTCGTTCAGGAAACTGAACTCACCAAAGTCCCTAGGCTTCTGGGTGGGAAGCTTTCTCTAGGGAGAGACACAAGAGAAGGTGACCTTAATAGTCTTCCACATCCTCATCATGAGGCGGTCTCTTTTTATGATCTTTCTCCTCTTCTATCAAAGCTAGCAACGAAGTATCTCCACCTCCATAGAAGTAGCTGGTGGCACTGGAGTAGGAGTATGGAAAAAAGGCCTCCTAGTCGCCTCCGAACCGCAGCTAAATCCTCCTCTAAGGGAGAGTCGACTTGTGGCTGTGACTGAGTGGGGGAGGCACCATCCTCGTCCTCGTTCTTGCTCTCTACTGCTGCTGCCTGGCTGCTTTTGGCCCCGTCGGTCTTCCGTTTCTTTTGCCCCCAAGAGAAGGTTTTCCTGATGAGAAAGAGATGGAAAGGGGGATCCATGGAAAGTACCTTGTTAGAGTCCAGCAGTGGAACCTCGACCATCTTGCACATGGCGGAGATCAAGCCCGACAGGAAGAATGCCTTCTTGTTACCACGGTAGAACATCTTCCACTCTGACACAATCTAAGCCCCCACATTCAGGCCTATCCATTGAATAGCACAAGCCACCATAAGAGCTCGCGGGAAGGTCACGTCGGTGCGGTTGTCTAACGGGCGGATCCTCCTGGCCACCTAGTGTAGCCATCTCTTAGCCTCTGACCAGTCCGTGATAGTGATACCCTCTATACTGGGCCAGTAGACCCTATTCTTGTGTTCTTGGGCAACTAGAGTAACCCGTAGCCACTCTAGGTCCATCTCCCTCAGATTGGCCTTGTAGTCAGCATTGGAGGCCTCAAATACTTCTAGTACAACATTGATATAAGAGGGACTCAGTGGGATGTCTACTCCTCGGATGAAAATGGTGGGACTAGGGTCATCCCAGCATACTATGGGGAGTATAACATAGAACTCCCTTACCCAAAAAATGCGTGGAGGGAGGGGATTTAGTCAAAGAGCCACACCCAAACTCCTCCAGCCTGGCATGAAAAATGGGTAGCTTATCCGCCATCCCCAGCATATAGAAATCTCTCTCAGATAGGAATTTGTTGTTTCGGT
This region of Solanum dulcamara chromosome 9, daSolDulc1.2, whole genome shotgun sequence genomic DNA includes:
- the LOC129902636 gene encoding probable caffeoyl-CoA O-methyltransferase At4g26220, with translation MAGGLAAPNFAALKAVYERPSLHRIMQPKKQLAFSGRRMNLHSKASHEVEGSPWDNKGLLQSQELYEYVLETSVYPREAAALKEIRAITENHPEFFMGATPDSGQLIAMLLNLLNAKNTIELGVFTGYSLLLTALTIPDDGKILAIDPNQQTYEMGLPVIRKAGVEHKIDFKNSPALPVLDKLLEDDKSRDSFDFAFVDADKTNYGKYHERLMQLVKIGGLIVYDNTLWYGSIVMPEESVHELMRQDRSYFLEFNRFLAADTRIQISQVPLGDGMTICRRLF